The proteins below are encoded in one region of Hordeum vulgare subsp. vulgare chromosome 3H, MorexV3_pseudomolecules_assembly, whole genome shotgun sequence:
- the LOC123439476 gene encoding putative transcription factor bHLH041: MDSSSWIHYGANSGAAGGNSGLMCGYAASCVAPEGLYSRKEEEERHELLVGAQIQHHLNQISMQMNMEDEPAAYILPAGDRAAVGMQQSVLDEFEFPHSHHAGGCSFPSSSSTSSSFRSASLSCSPEISSANALPAAGLQFPEVSSHVPPLVLPYDDDHHQHALNFHDTAAMAPGVMPPSAFSRYARHLGARRRPKPACGQKMFKRSMSVLVKMQTAMRYSHQQHHFQQASAEAELSSVNQLQHMISERKRREKLNDSFQALKTVLPPGSKKDKTSILITAREYVNSLKSKICDLEEKNQELQAQLARCAGGSLVEDDAERIEVQIIRAAATDDQEDGTATSEVCTVKIAARPAHGNTTDVVLRTLQCLKDQMGEDDVSLVAMSTSDGDGGNGLTGAFLTMQLKSASGAKWEEEAVREAVAKAIAVRTGADRRGDAAGRPVSAR; encoded by the exons ATGGATAGCAGCAGCTGGATCCACTACGGCGCAAACAGCGGTGCCGCCGGCGGTAACAGCGGCTTGATGTGCGGTTACGCCGCCAG CTGCGTCGCCCCTGAAGGGCTGTACagcaggaaggaggaggaggagcgtcacGAGCTGCTCGTCGGCGCGCAGATTCAGCACCACCTCAACCAG ATCAGCATGCAGATGAACATGGAAGACGAGCCAGCTGCGTACATCCTCCCTGCCGGCGACAGGGCCGCCGTGGGCATGCAGCAGTCCGTCCTAGACGAATTCGAATTCCCCCACTCGCACCACGCCGGTGGCTGCAGCTTCCCCTCCTCGTCATCCACCTCCTCCTCGTTCCGTTCCGCCTCGCTCTCTTGCAGCCCGGAGATCTCCTCGGCGAACGCCCTGCCCGCCGCCGGCCTGCAGTTCCCCGAGGTCTCCTCTCATGTACCGCCGTTGGTGCTCCCctatgacgacgaccaccaccagcaCGCCCTGAACTTCCACGACACGGCCGCAATGGCTCCTGGCGTGATGCCGCCAAGCGCGTTCAGCCGCTACGCGCGGCACCTCGGCGCGAGGCGGAGGCCGAAGCCGGCATGCGGGCAGAAGATGTTCAAGAGGTCCATGTCCGTACTAGTCAAGATGCAAACGGCGATGAGGTACAGCCATCAGCAGCACCACTTCCAGCAAGCGTCGGCTGAGGCAGAGCTGTCGTCGGTGAACCAGCTGCAGCACATGATCTCCGAGCGCAAGCGCCGGGAGAAGCTCAACGACAGCTTCCAGGCTCTCAAGACCGTCCTTCCTCCCGGCTCCAAG AAAGACAAGACGTCGATACTGATCACCGCGAGGGAGTACGTGAACTCCCTCAAGTCCAAGATCTGCGACCTCGAGGAGAAGAACCAGGAGCTCCAGGCGCAGCTGGCCCGGTGTGCCGGCGGCTCTTTGGTCGAAGACGACGCGGAGAGGATCGAGGTCCAAATAATTAGAGCCGCCGCGACGGATGATCAGGAAGATGGGACGGCTACGAGTGAGGTCTGCACGGTGAAGATAGCGGCGAGGCCGGCGCACGGCAACACGACGGACGTGGTGCTCAGGACGCTCCAGTGCCTCAAGGATCAGATGGGGGAAGACGACGTCAGCCTGGTGGCGATGAGCACCAGTGACGGCGACGGCGGCAACGGCCTTACTGGAGCATTCCTGACGATGCAGCTCAAA TCAGCATCCGGCGCAaagtgggaggaggaggcggtcagGGAAGCCGTGGCGAAGGCCATCGCAGTACGCACAGGCGCCGACCGCCGTGGCGACGCCGCCGGCCGGCCGGTCTCGGCACGCTGA